The following proteins come from a genomic window of Kitasatospora sp. NBC_01246:
- a CDS encoding sodium:solute symporter family protein yields the protein MNSLAEASLRLDAEPVDYVLLAVYFALVLGIGSLARRSVSSSLDFFLAGRSLPAWITGLAFISANLGAVEIFGMTANGAQFGIPTVHYYWIGAIPAMVFLGLVMMPFYYGSKVRSVPEFLRLRFGRFAHLVNALSFALAQVLIAGVNLYALSTVVNALLGWPLWSSVLVAALIVLAYTTLGGLSAAVYNEVMQFFLIVAMLVPITLVGLHRVGGWDGLSDRIRAVNADAAEQLNAWPASNLTGIANATLSVLGIVFGLGFVLSFGYWTTNFAEVQRALAARNMSAARRTPLIGAYPKALIALVIVIPGMLAAVLSPELARYKAAGGTSTEGVTYNNAIELLIRDLLPNGMLGVAITGLLAAFMAGMAANVSSFNTVFTYDLWQAYVVRGRSDAYYLRVGRTVTVLGCAIAVGTAFIASGYNNIMDYLQTLFSFFNAPLFATFILGMFWKRTTPLAGGIGLIVGTAAAVTVDQLVRHDVLHLAGQGPSFVAASAAFVLDIAVSVAVSLATRPKPDSELVGLVWSLTPRDRLKEGDTAEDAGWYRSPALLGAGALLLATVLNVIFW from the coding sequence GTGAACTCCCTTGCCGAGGCAAGCCTCCGGCTGGATGCCGAGCCGGTCGACTACGTCCTGCTCGCCGTCTACTTCGCCCTGGTGCTGGGTATCGGCTCGCTCGCCCGCAGGTCGGTCTCCTCCAGTCTGGACTTCTTCCTGGCCGGCCGGTCGCTGCCCGCCTGGATCACCGGCCTGGCGTTCATCTCGGCCAACCTCGGGGCGGTGGAGATCTTCGGGATGACCGCCAACGGCGCGCAGTTCGGCATCCCGACCGTGCACTACTACTGGATCGGCGCGATCCCGGCCATGGTCTTCCTCGGCCTGGTCATGATGCCGTTCTACTACGGGTCCAAGGTGCGCAGCGTCCCGGAGTTCCTGCGGTTGCGGTTCGGCCGCTTCGCGCACCTGGTGAACGCGCTCAGCTTCGCGCTCGCCCAGGTGCTGATCGCCGGGGTCAACCTGTACGCGCTCAGCACGGTGGTCAACGCCCTGCTGGGCTGGCCGCTGTGGTCCTCCGTCCTGGTGGCGGCGCTGATCGTGCTGGCGTACACGACCCTGGGCGGGCTCTCGGCCGCGGTGTACAACGAGGTGATGCAGTTCTTCCTGATCGTCGCCATGCTGGTGCCGATCACCCTGGTAGGGCTGCACCGGGTGGGCGGCTGGGACGGGCTGAGCGACCGGATCCGGGCGGTGAACGCCGACGCGGCGGAGCAGTTGAACGCCTGGCCGGCCAGCAACCTGACCGGGATCGCCAACGCCACCCTGTCCGTGCTGGGCATCGTGTTCGGCCTCGGGTTCGTGCTGTCGTTCGGCTACTGGACGACGAACTTCGCGGAGGTGCAGCGCGCGCTGGCGGCGAGGAACATGTCGGCGGCCCGGCGCACGCCGCTGATCGGCGCGTACCCGAAAGCGCTGATCGCGCTGGTCATCGTGATCCCGGGGATGCTGGCCGCGGTCCTCTCGCCGGAGCTGGCGCGGTACAAGGCGGCGGGCGGCACGTCGACCGAGGGCGTCACGTACAACAACGCGATCGAACTGCTCATCCGCGACCTGCTGCCCAACGGCATGCTGGGGGTGGCGATCACCGGGCTGCTGGCGGCCTTCATGGCCGGCATGGCGGCCAACGTGAGCTCGTTCAACACGGTGTTCACCTACGACCTCTGGCAGGCGTACGTGGTCAGGGGCCGGTCGGACGCGTACTACCTGCGGGTGGGCCGGACGGTCACCGTGCTCGGCTGCGCGATCGCGGTCGGCACCGCGTTCATCGCCAGTGGCTACAACAACATCATGGACTACCTCCAGACGCTGTTCTCGTTCTTCAACGCCCCGCTGTTCGCCACGTTCATCCTGGGGATGTTCTGGAAGCGGACGACGCCGCTCGCGGGCGGGATCGGGCTGATCGTCGGAACGGCGGCCGCCGTGACGGTGGACCAGCTCGTCCGCCACGACGTGCTGCACCTGGCGGGTCAGGGGCCCAGCTTCGTCGCGGCGAGCGCCGCCTTCGTCCTGGACATCGCGGTCAGCGTCGCGGTCTCGCTGGCCACCCGGCCCAAGCCCGACAGCGAACTGGTCGGCCTGGTCTGGTCGCTGACGCCCAGGGACCGGCTCAAGGAGGGCGACACCGCCGAGGACGCGGGCTGGTACCGCAGCCCCGCGCTGCTCGGGGCCGGGGCCCTGCTGCTCGCCACCGTACTCAACGTGATCTTCTGGTGA
- a CDS encoding DUF4291 domain-containing protein → MSEPKHQIRASYTDTTVTVYQAYAPEIGLPAALDGRFPAAWRRDRMTWIKPSFLWMMYRCGWAGKEGQETVLAVEITREGFEWALENACLAHYQPGLHPDRGDWKRRLKRAPARVQWDPERDLHLRPLAHRSLQLGLTGEAAERYAEEWIVSIRDVTALAQAIHAHVRDGALDAARQLLPAERPYPAGDVLTAHLRD, encoded by the coding sequence GTGTCAGAACCCAAGCACCAGATCCGCGCCAGCTACACGGACACGACAGTGACGGTCTACCAGGCGTACGCGCCGGAGATCGGCCTGCCCGCCGCACTGGACGGTCGCTTTCCCGCAGCCTGGCGGCGGGACCGGATGACGTGGATCAAGCCTTCGTTCCTCTGGATGATGTATCGCTGCGGATGGGCGGGCAAGGAGGGCCAGGAGACCGTGCTGGCGGTCGAGATCACCCGCGAGGGCTTCGAATGGGCCCTGGAGAACGCCTGCCTGGCCCACTACCAACCCGGACTGCATCCCGACCGCGGCGACTGGAAGCGCCGGCTGAAGCGAGCCCCGGCCCGGGTGCAGTGGGACCCCGAACGCGATCTGCACCTGCGGCCGCTCGCTCACCGGTCCCTGCAACTCGGCCTCACGGGCGAGGCCGCTGAGCGCTACGCGGAGGAGTGGATCGTTTCGATCCGCGACGTCACCGCGCTCGCGCAGGCGATCCACGCCCACGTGAGGGACGGAGCACTGGACGCCGCCCGGCAGTTGCTCCCCGCGGAACGCCCCTACCCGGCGGGCGACGTGCTCACGGCCCATCTGCGCGACTGA
- a CDS encoding NAD(P)H-binding protein, whose protein sequence is MSEILVTGATGNVGRHVVARLLAAGAGVRALARDPETAGLPEGVKVVSGDLSAPATLDVALEGTSAVFLVWPFLTTEGAPAVLEALARRTGRIVYLSSSGVNEAAERQTDPINQLHADMERMIEESGLEWTFLRSNTIASNARGWGEQVRATRTVRGPGIAATAVIHEGDIAAVAVPVLTGDGHVGARLVLTGPQVLSRAEQVRAIGEAIGRPVAFEEVPVEVARRQMLADGRPPALVEALLASAETRPASNVITSTVEEITGVPARTFRTWAEEHAEEFR, encoded by the coding sequence ATGAGTGAGATTCTTGTGACGGGCGCGACCGGCAACGTCGGCCGACACGTCGTTGCTCGGCTCCTGGCCGCGGGCGCCGGGGTGCGGGCGCTGGCGCGTGATCCCGAAACGGCGGGGCTGCCGGAGGGAGTGAAGGTCGTCAGCGGGGACCTGTCCGCGCCGGCCACGCTCGATGTGGCGCTGGAGGGGACCAGCGCAGTGTTCCTGGTCTGGCCCTTCCTGACGACCGAGGGCGCGCCCGCCGTACTGGAGGCGCTTGCACGACGTACCGGGCGCATCGTCTATCTCTCGTCGTCGGGCGTCAACGAGGCGGCCGAGCGGCAGACCGATCCGATCAACCAGCTCCACGCCGACATGGAGCGCATGATCGAGGAATCCGGCCTGGAGTGGACTTTCCTGCGGTCGAACACCATCGCGTCCAACGCGCGGGGGTGGGGCGAGCAGGTCCGCGCCACGCGCACCGTTCGCGGTCCCGGTATCGCCGCTACCGCGGTGATCCACGAGGGCGACATCGCGGCTGTGGCGGTTCCTGTCCTGACCGGTGACGGGCACGTGGGCGCGAGGCTTGTCCTGACGGGTCCGCAGGTACTGAGCAGGGCCGAACAGGTCCGTGCGATCGGGGAGGCCATCGGTCGCCCGGTGGCGTTCGAGGAAGTCCCCGTAGAGGTCGCGCGACGGCAGATGCTCGCTGACGGCAGGCCACCCGCACTCGTCGAGGCGCTGTTGGCCAGCGCCGAGACCCGGCCCGCATCGAACGTGATCACCTCCACCGTGGAAGAGATCACCGGAGTTCCCGCGCGCACGTTCCGCACCTGGGCGGAGGAGCACGCGGAGGAGTTCCGCTAG